A region of the Gemmobacter fulvus genome:
TGGTCGGGCCGCAGAACTTGAACCCTTCGGCCTTAAGCGCCTTTGACATGGCAACCGACTCTGGTGTCTGGGTCGGCACCTCTGCCATGCTGGCCCGCCGGTTCTGGACCGGGCTGCCGCCGACGAAACTCCACAGGAAAGGCGCAAAGCCCTCGCGCTGGTCAATCCGCAGATAGGCCTGCGCGCCGGTGATCGTGGCCTCGATCTTGCCGCGATGGCGCACGATGCCCGGATCGGTCAGCAAGCGTTGCACCTCCGGCTCGCCCCATGTGGCGATGATCTCGGGCCGGAAGCCTGCGAAGGCCGTGCGAAAGCTTTCGCGTTTGCGCAGGATGGTGATCCAGCTCAGCCCGGCCTGAAACCCGTCCAGAATCAGTTTTTCCCACAGGGCGCGGCCATCCCATTCCGGCACGCCCCAATCAGTATCGTGATAGGCAACATACAGCGGATCATCTCCGCACCAGCCGCAGCGTTGGTCTTGCATGGCTGACTCCCGAATTAAAATTAGAACTAAATGTGAACCTTCACGCTGTCTTTACCTTTGGCGGCGCAGTCTGTCGAGGATTTCGAAACGCTGAGGAGGGGATGCGATGGCCACGGACCGCAGGCGCAATCAGGCGAGTCTGGTCCCCGATGCCAATCCGCTGGCCTTTGTGGTTTCCGAACAGGACAAACAAACCATCACGATGGTCGAGGCCGCATTGCGTGAAAAGCGCCTGCGCCTTGCCTATCAGCCGGTGGTGCTGTCGGCCGATCCGCAGCGCGTCGCCTTTTATGAAGGGCTGATCCGGGTGCTGGATGAAAGTGGCAGGGTGATCCCGGCGCGTGATTTCATGGGGGCGGTGGAAACGCAGGATCTGGGCCGCCGGATCGACTGTGCCGCGCTGGAACTGGGGTTTCAGACCTTGGCGAAACACAGCGATATCCGGCTGTCGGTCAATATGTCGGCACGGTCCATCGGGTATCCGCAGTGGATGCGCACGCTGAAACAGGGGTTGGAACTGTCACCCGCCATTGGCGAGCGGTTGATTCTGGAGATCACCGAAAGCTCGGCCATGCTGGTGCCGGAACTGGTGACCGCCTTCATGGATGATCTGCAACGCGCGGGCGTGGCCTTTGCGCTGGATGATTTTGGCGCGGGCTACACCGCCTTCCGCTATTTCAAGGATTTCTTCTTTGACGTGATCAAGATCGACGGGCAGTTCATCCGCAATATCCACCGCGATGGCGACAATCAGGTGCTGACGCGGGCCCTGCTGTCGATTGCCCGGCAGTTTGAAATGTTCACCGTGGCGGAATCGGTCGAAACGATTGAGGAAGCTGAATTTTTGCGCGGCATCGGTGTGGATTGCCTGCAAGGTTATCTGTTCGGCGCCCCCACGCTGCACCCGGCCTTCCTGTCCGAGAGCGA
Encoded here:
- a CDS encoding DNA-3-methyladenine glycosylase I, translated to MQDQRCGWCGDDPLYVAYHDTDWGVPEWDGRALWEKLILDGFQAGLSWITILRKRESFRTAFAGFRPEIIATWGEPEVQRLLTDPGIVRHRGKIEATITGAQAYLRIDQREGFAPFLWSFVGGSPVQNRRASMAEVPTQTPESVAMSKALKAEGFKFCGPTIVYAFMQATGMVNDHMITCPSHARVAALTASRP
- a CDS encoding EAL domain-containing protein; translated protein: MATDRRRNQASLVPDANPLAFVVSEQDKQTITMVEAALREKRLRLAYQPVVLSADPQRVAFYEGLIRVLDESGRVIPARDFMGAVETQDLGRRIDCAALELGFQTLAKHSDIRLSVNMSARSIGYPQWMRTLKQGLELSPAIGERLILEITESSAMLVPELVTAFMDDLQRAGVAFALDDFGAGYTAFRYFKDFFFDVIKIDGQFIRNIHRDGDNQVLTRALLSIARQFEMFTVAESVETIEEAEFLRGIGVDCLQGYLFGAPTLHPAFLSESERRRA